Proteins from a single region of Nitrospira sp.:
- a CDS encoding formate/nitrite transporter family protein, whose protein sequence is MDYVKPHDIVESMLAGGTVKLNVPPRHLVIRGMLAGAYLGIATSMAVTVAVETGSWIAGSLLFPFGLALAILLGTEIITGSFALLPCAAVASQGGVGVGRVLANWGWVFLGNLLGATLYAGLFALCITTAWDSAVPPVGAKLIAIAEAKTNYYAAHGSAGLLTVFTKAVLCNWMVSLAVVASFASNSFGGKLLAIWGPTVLFFSQGFEHAVVNMFVIPVGMLLGANVTASSWWLWNQIPVTLGNLVGGMLFTGMAIYLTHRAAAPAASASVPVPAVVPTPVPEPRGYSPSF, encoded by the coding sequence ATGGACTACGTCAAACCTCACGACATCGTGGAAAGCATGCTCGCCGGCGGCACCGTCAAGCTGAACGTGCCCCCTCGCCATCTGGTCATCCGAGGCATGCTGGCCGGCGCCTATCTGGGTATCGCAACCAGCATGGCCGTGACGGTCGCCGTCGAAACAGGATCCTGGATTGCCGGAAGCCTGCTGTTCCCCTTCGGACTGGCGTTGGCGATCCTGCTGGGCACGGAAATCATCACCGGCAGCTTCGCGCTCCTACCCTGTGCCGCCGTCGCGAGCCAGGGAGGGGTCGGAGTGGGTCGCGTGCTGGCCAACTGGGGATGGGTCTTTCTCGGGAATCTGCTGGGCGCGACGCTCTACGCGGGACTCTTCGCCCTCTGCATTACGACCGCATGGGACAGCGCGGTCCCTCCGGTCGGCGCGAAACTGATCGCAATTGCCGAAGCCAAAACGAACTACTATGCCGCCCACGGCTCCGCCGGCCTGCTGACCGTGTTCACCAAAGCCGTGCTGTGCAACTGGATGGTGAGCCTGGCCGTCGTCGCGTCATTTGCATCCAACTCCTTCGGGGGGAAATTACTCGCCATCTGGGGACCGACCGTCCTCTTCTTCTCCCAGGGATTTGAACATGCGGTCGTCAACATGTTCGTGATCCCGGTCGGCATGCTGCTCGGCGCCAACGTCACGGCATCCTCCTGGTGGCTCTGGAATCAAATCCCGGTGACGTTGGGCAATCTGGTCGGGGGCATGCTGTTCACCGGCATGGCCATCTATCTGACTCATCGGGCGGCCGCGCCGGCAGCGAGCGCGTCAGTCCCCGTGCCGGCCGTGGTCCCAACCCCAGTGCCTGAGCCACGCGGCTATTCCCCGTCCTTCTAG
- a CDS encoding sensor histidine kinase, giving the protein MRIHTIRGRIVLAIVLVGCIPLLIGLVLAYVSGMRSLRDVIGGNLEAVAVQAADRVTMLVQGEVQGVRLLGTAPLRVRQPVEAANQSYPADPGKTQALIAERMQAWEKGGDGVRRLVNAELSRFLLETKVRDGDKVVGLLIADQHGALVAASSEPDHYSFEREPWWTAIHAGGVDQVYVSGLIPAQEGSFRTPEETIDIAVPILDDRQHTVIGAVKASYRFDSLFAMINQIRIGQTGHAMLFDAAGNPLVCPILPRQAHRIPGQLMTMIVSSQPGWGIAEDDGHGATDTVVGFAPVTGLPLPDNSWHIFVRQQPGESYAPIRDQVRNLAAIGLVMLGLLWAMGRYVAARIARPIQILQAGVEAISQGTYDRPLNIRTGDEFEELATAVHHMADRLKASRMELETLNADLARRVEEKTAEVTEHMKQLQFSERLATLGKVASGIAHEINNPLGIILNRIECMEVEAAQLGVSDEQQRDLLAIRSQADRISRITKSMLALSRGSATVLKPMDVNCILRSCVEASKERAATKGVNIESALLPGLPPIMGDRDRIETVMLNLINNAIDAAADGCPSGLVSVHSEGCPGKEGDQVLVRISDSGPGIPEEMLGRIFDPFFTTKDEGQGTGLGLFLSYGIVADHRGRLEITNGRRGAVATVSLPALVSVAESQQEAGWQQARY; this is encoded by the coding sequence ATGAGAATCCATACCATACGCGGGCGTATCGTCCTGGCGATCGTGCTGGTGGGTTGCATTCCGCTGCTGATCGGCCTTGTGCTGGCCTATGTGTCAGGTATGCGTTCGCTGCGCGACGTCATCGGCGGCAACCTCGAGGCGGTGGCGGTGCAGGCCGCGGATCGTGTGACGATGCTGGTGCAGGGCGAAGTGCAGGGGGTGCGGCTGCTCGGCACAGCGCCGTTGCGTGTGCGCCAACCGGTGGAGGCCGCCAACCAATCGTATCCGGCCGATCCCGGGAAGACGCAGGCGCTCATCGCGGAGCGCATGCAGGCCTGGGAAAAAGGGGGAGACGGTGTCAGGCGGCTGGTGAATGCCGAACTCTCTCGCTTCCTGCTGGAAACCAAGGTGCGGGACGGGGACAAGGTCGTCGGTCTGTTGATCGCCGATCAGCACGGGGCGCTGGTGGCGGCGAGTTCCGAGCCGGACCACTATTCATTCGAACGTGAGCCCTGGTGGACGGCCATTCATGCGGGCGGCGTCGATCAGGTCTATGTCAGCGGATTGATTCCCGCACAAGAGGGCTCCTTTAGGACGCCCGAGGAAACCATCGACATTGCCGTGCCGATTCTTGACGACCGGCAGCATACGGTGATCGGAGCCGTTAAAGCTTCCTATCGATTTGACAGTCTCTTCGCGATGATCAATCAGATTCGGATCGGGCAAACCGGCCACGCCATGCTGTTCGATGCGGCGGGCAATCCGCTCGTCTGTCCGATTCTTCCCCGGCAGGCGCATCGTATCCCCGGTCAATTGATGACGATGATTGTGTCCTCGCAGCCCGGATGGGGTATTGCAGAGGACGATGGGCATGGCGCAACCGACACTGTGGTGGGCTTCGCTCCGGTCACCGGCCTCCCGTTGCCGGATAACTCCTGGCATATCTTTGTGCGGCAACAGCCGGGGGAGAGCTATGCACCGATTCGGGATCAGGTGCGGAACTTGGCGGCGATCGGCCTGGTGATGCTGGGGCTGCTCTGGGCGATGGGGCGCTATGTGGCCGCGAGGATCGCCCGGCCGATTCAGATTCTCCAGGCCGGTGTGGAGGCGATCAGCCAGGGCACCTATGACCGTCCGCTGAATATCCGGACCGGCGACGAATTCGAGGAACTGGCCACCGCCGTTCACCATATGGCCGATCGGCTGAAGGCATCGCGTATGGAGCTGGAAACGCTGAACGCTGATCTGGCCCGGCGCGTCGAGGAAAAAACCGCTGAAGTAACGGAGCACATGAAACAGCTGCAGTTCTCCGAACGTCTGGCGACGCTGGGCAAAGTGGCCAGCGGGATCGCGCATGAAATCAATAATCCGTTGGGGATTATTCTGAACCGGATCGAGTGCATGGAGGTCGAAGCCGCACAGTTGGGGGTATCAGATGAGCAGCAGCGGGACTTGCTGGCGATCCGGAGTCAGGCGGATCGCATTTCACGGATCACCAAAAGCATGCTGGCGTTGTCTCGCGGGTCGGCCACGGTGTTGAAACCCATGGATGTGAATTGCATCCTCCGATCCTGTGTCGAGGCATCCAAGGAGAGGGCTGCCACGAAGGGGGTGAACATCGAATCGGCGTTATTGCCGGGTTTGCCGCCGATCATGGGCGATCGTGACCGGATCGAAACGGTGATGTTGAACTTGATCAACAATGCGATCGATGCGGCGGCAGACGGCTGTCCTTCCGGTCTGGTGTCGGTTCACTCCGAAGGATGCCCTGGCAAAGAGGGTGACCAGGTGCTTGTACGGATCAGCGATTCGGGACCCGGGATTCCGGAGGAGATGTTGGGCAGGATCTTCGATCCTTTCTTTACGACAAAAGATGAAGGGCAGGGCACCGGCCTTGGATTGTTCCTGAGTTACGGGATTGTCGCCGATCATCGTGGTCGGCTTGAAATTACGAACGGCCGGCGCGGCGCCGTAGCAACGGTATCGCTTCCCGCGCTGGTGTCGGTGGCGGAATCGCAGCAGGAGGCCGGATGGCAGCAGGCAAGATACTGA
- a CDS encoding sigma-54 dependent transcriptional regulator has product MEIVAPEKILIVDDEPDAIENCRRILSRHRYHCVVEADSNRALAVIERERPQVLLTDLRMPGLDGIGLLKAAKLIDPAIKVVLLTAYASIQTAVASMRHGAFDYLAKPFTGQELRTVVQRALNREGESGRACLDMPLAPAANLAGSHVPAYEGVLIGNSTATQLVREVVERVAATDAALLISGEAGTGKEYLARTIHARSVRQSKPFVSVGCIAGDESTLEAELFGATLSTGQQPGLLETAHGGTLFLDEVGGLSLRLQAKVARVLKERRGRRLGQEGYYDVDLRVIAASTQDVTFLCGRGTFREDLYWQLSVVPILLHPLRERVDDIDVLAHWVLKTCQAGGTDDQLMWQNFTPRARRRLRHYPWPGNLRELRSVIEHAAVLADRSLIDLTHLPDRLRTAR; this is encoded by the coding sequence ATGGAGATTGTGGCACCAGAGAAGATTTTGATCGTCGATGATGAGCCTGATGCCATTGAGAACTGTCGACGGATTCTGAGCCGGCATCGGTACCATTGCGTGGTCGAAGCAGACTCGAATCGGGCCTTGGCGGTGATCGAGCGCGAGCGGCCTCAGGTCCTGCTCACCGATCTCCGGATGCCGGGCCTCGACGGTATCGGGTTGTTGAAAGCCGCCAAGCTGATCGATCCGGCGATCAAGGTGGTCCTATTGACTGCCTATGCGTCTATTCAGACCGCAGTGGCGTCCATGCGGCACGGCGCGTTCGATTATCTGGCTAAGCCGTTTACCGGGCAGGAACTTCGGACGGTGGTGCAGCGTGCTCTCAACCGAGAAGGGGAGAGCGGGCGTGCCTGCCTGGATATGCCGCTCGCTCCGGCCGCGAATTTAGCCGGGAGTCACGTTCCCGCGTACGAGGGGGTCTTGATCGGAAACAGCACCGCCACTCAGCTGGTCCGTGAAGTTGTCGAGCGTGTGGCGGCGACGGACGCGGCACTGCTGATTTCCGGGGAGGCCGGAACGGGCAAAGAATATCTGGCGCGAACGATTCACGCGCGTAGCGTACGCCAGTCAAAGCCGTTCGTATCGGTCGGTTGCATCGCCGGTGACGAATCGACTCTGGAAGCGGAGTTGTTCGGTGCAACGCTATCAACCGGTCAGCAGCCCGGCCTGTTGGAAACGGCCCACGGCGGCACGCTGTTTCTGGACGAGGTCGGCGGCCTTAGTCTCCGTCTGCAGGCCAAGGTTGCTCGGGTCCTAAAAGAACGCCGTGGGCGACGGCTCGGGCAAGAAGGGTATTACGATGTTGATTTGCGTGTCATTGCCGCATCGACGCAGGATGTGACGTTTCTCTGCGGCAGAGGCACGTTCCGTGAGGATCTCTATTGGCAGCTGAGTGTCGTTCCGATTCTGCTGCATCCGTTGCGCGAACGAGTCGACGATATCGATGTCTTGGCCCACTGGGTTCTCAAGACTTGTCAGGCGGGCGGCACGGACGACCAACTCATGTGGCAGAATTTCACACCCCGGGCACGGCGGCGTCTGCGCCACTATCCCTGGCCCGGCAATCTGCGTGAGCTACGGAGCGTCATCGAACACGCGGCGGTGCTTGCCGACCGATCGCTCATTGATCTGACGCATCTGCCGGATCGGTTGCGTACAGCGCGGTAA
- a CDS encoding sigma-54 dependent transcriptional regulator, whose protein sequence is MRAVVFVTDDEQAIRAAIVKRLSRQGHRAVGYESGEALLEALRHELPDLVLLDLKMPGLNGLDTLKHLRQLAPSAMVIMLTAYGTVQDAVEAMKLGAYDFLIKAVDLEGIDPVVARVLDVVTLRRRLADELEHRDSQYQLSRLVAQSHVMKQLLEQVREVAENPKSSVMLLGETGTGKEFLARVIHHNGARASEPFIGVNCTAIPRELFESELFGFERGAFTGANQRKLGLLEKAEGGTLFLDEIGDLDLSMQAKLLRVIQERSFRRLGGTDDIGVDFRLITATNRDLKKEVGRGAFREDLYFRLNVVAFELPPLRSRGEDIVPLCQRALVRFAQEFGKPVPEMDPEARTLLERYHYPGNIRELQNILERAMIFCQGRTLTPSCLPAELRETGKQVAVTTAPGPEPVVRVEMKLGQQSLADVEGAIVDEVLRLADYNKTLAAKHLGLTRFALDRRLKKTHDE, encoded by the coding sequence ATGCGTGCGGTGGTGTTTGTCACAGACGATGAACAGGCGATTCGGGCTGCGATCGTCAAGCGGCTGAGCCGGCAGGGTCATCGGGCCGTCGGGTATGAATCCGGCGAAGCGCTCCTGGAGGCGCTCCGGCACGAGTTGCCCGATCTCGTGCTGCTCGATCTGAAGATGCCCGGCCTCAACGGGCTCGACACCTTGAAGCATCTGCGCCAGCTGGCCCCGTCCGCCATGGTGATCATGTTGACGGCCTATGGAACGGTGCAGGATGCCGTGGAGGCGATGAAGCTGGGAGCCTATGATTTCTTGATCAAGGCGGTCGATCTCGAAGGCATCGATCCGGTAGTCGCCCGGGTGCTGGATGTGGTGACGCTCCGCCGTCGCCTCGCCGACGAGCTTGAGCATCGGGACAGTCAATATCAATTGAGCCGCCTGGTCGCGCAGAGTCACGTGATGAAACAGTTGCTCGAACAGGTCCGTGAAGTGGCCGAGAATCCCAAGTCGTCCGTGATGTTGCTCGGGGAGACCGGGACGGGGAAGGAGTTTCTGGCGCGGGTGATTCATCACAACGGCGCCCGGGCGTCGGAGCCGTTTATCGGGGTCAACTGCACGGCGATTCCCAGGGAGCTGTTTGAGAGCGAATTATTCGGGTTCGAACGCGGCGCCTTTACCGGCGCGAATCAGCGCAAGCTCGGGCTCCTCGAAAAAGCGGAGGGGGGGACCTTGTTTCTGGATGAAATAGGGGATCTCGATCTGTCGATGCAGGCCAAGTTGTTGCGGGTCATTCAGGAGCGCTCCTTCAGACGGCTGGGCGGGACCGATGATATCGGCGTGGATTTCCGTCTGATCACGGCGACGAATCGCGATCTGAAGAAGGAAGTGGGGCGCGGGGCCTTTCGCGAGGATCTGTATTTCCGGCTCAACGTGGTCGCATTCGAGCTGCCGCCGCTGAGGAGTCGAGGGGAGGACATTGTCCCGCTCTGCCAGCGCGCGCTGGTCCGATTCGCGCAGGAGTTCGGCAAGCCGGTGCCCGAGATGGATCCGGAGGCCCGCACATTGTTGGAGCGGTATCACTATCCGGGAAATATCCGCGAACTGCAGAATATTCTCGAACGGGCCATGATCTTCTGCCAGGGACGGACGCTGACGCCGAGTTGTCTGCCGGCGGAGCTGCGCGAGACCGGCAAGCAAGTGGCGGTCACCACGGCGCCGGGACCGGAGCCGGTCGTTCGGGTCGAGATGAAGCTGGGGCAGCAATCGCTCGCGGATGTGGAAGGGGCGATCGTGGACGAAGTCTTGCGGCTGGCCGACTACAACAAGACCTTGGCGGCCAAACACCTCGGTCTGACCCGCTTCGCGCTGGATCGCCGGCTCAAAAAAACCCACGACGAGTAA
- a CDS encoding sigma-54 dependent transcriptional regulator has product MAAGKILIVDDEVDALDNCRRILSRLGYDCLTEHDPLRAVQRIQQERPELVFTDLRMPGLDGISVLVEAKRVDPKINVVLMTAYATVQTAVASMRYGALDYVLKPYSSKNLEDVAKRAFEQTGQPRIGSSSVAGLDRPAAVDTARKSGIGFILGNSSAISAVKDLVRKVARTDANILIYGESGTGKELVARAIHDESDRAAQAFVPLDCVALPDSLLESELFGHEKGAFTGAHAAKVGLFEVANRGTVFLDEVSGMSQTLQSRLLRVLQERHVRRVGGTRYADIDVRVIAASNRDLEDACRKGEFRDDLFYRLNVIPILLPPLREREGDVQVLAQEFLTRFRGRGGEGAEAEPSFDPAAMACLKAHTWPGNVRELQNVIERVAALADGPTIQVEHLPERIRAVRSEEPDAEEAGSYKQAKQEVVRSFERSFLLELLKRHGWHMSHAAQEAGVDRKTIERMVKRHGLREPS; this is encoded by the coding sequence ATGGCAGCAGGCAAGATACTGATCGTCGATGACGAAGTCGATGCGCTGGACAACTGTCGCCGCATCTTGAGCCGATTGGGGTACGACTGCCTGACGGAACACGATCCGTTGCGCGCCGTGCAGCGAATCCAGCAGGAACGGCCCGAGCTGGTCTTTACGGATCTGCGTATGCCGGGTCTCGACGGGATCAGTGTCTTGGTCGAGGCGAAGCGGGTTGATCCAAAAATCAACGTCGTGTTGATGACCGCTTATGCGACGGTTCAGACGGCCGTAGCCTCCATGCGGTACGGCGCATTGGATTATGTGCTCAAACCCTACTCCAGTAAGAATCTGGAGGACGTGGCCAAACGAGCCTTTGAGCAGACCGGACAGCCGCGTATCGGCAGTTCCTCTGTGGCGGGGCTCGATCGGCCGGCGGCGGTCGATACGGCCAGAAAGAGCGGCATCGGGTTCATCCTGGGAAACAGTTCTGCGATTTCCGCTGTGAAGGATCTGGTCAGAAAAGTCGCGCGGACGGACGCCAACATTTTGATCTACGGTGAGAGCGGAACAGGCAAGGAATTGGTGGCGCGGGCCATTCACGATGAAAGCGATCGGGCCGCCCAGGCATTTGTCCCTCTTGATTGCGTGGCGTTGCCGGACTCCTTGTTGGAGTCTGAACTCTTCGGCCATGAAAAGGGAGCGTTTACCGGCGCGCATGCGGCGAAGGTCGGATTGTTCGAAGTCGCCAATCGAGGTACGGTCTTTTTGGACGAAGTCAGCGGGATGAGCCAGACGCTGCAATCGCGGCTGCTCCGGGTGTTGCAAGAACGCCATGTCCGCCGCGTGGGCGGGACACGTTATGCGGATATCGATGTGCGCGTGATCGCGGCGTCCAACCGCGATCTGGAAGACGCCTGCCGCAAGGGCGAGTTTCGCGACGATCTGTTTTATCGTCTCAATGTGATTCCGATCCTGTTGCCCCCGTTGCGGGAACGTGAGGGCGATGTGCAGGTGTTGGCGCAGGAGTTTTTGACCCGGTTTCGGGGGCGAGGGGGTGAGGGGGCCGAGGCTGAGCCATCCTTCGATCCGGCGGCGATGGCTTGTTTGAAGGCGCATACGTGGCCGGGCAATGTCCGTGAACTTCAAAATGTGATCGAGCGGGTGGCTGCGCTGGCCGATGGACCCACGATTCAGGTCGAGCATCTCCCTGAACGCATTCGCGCTGTGCGATCGGAGGAGCCCGATGCGGAGGAAGCGGGATCTTACAAGCAGGCTAAGCAGGAAGTCGTTCGTTCGTTTGAGCGCAGTTTCCTTCTGGAACTCCTGAAGCGTCATGGCTGGCACATGAGCCATGCGGCGCAGGAAGCCGGCGTGGACCGTAAGACGATCGAACGGATGGTGAAACGGCACGGTCTTCGAGAGCCCAGCTAG
- a CDS encoding ATP-binding protein, with the protein MRERAARLFNNLPIHRKLLLASFIPLVALIVLSVMTYQSVQTFSQDEEQLDSLYVTQKNAAEYMRLVVDLETGFRGYVLTEQHRYLRPYRVAQEGIEAIGRDLAGRIAGDQSDRFRDIQTLVAQLVTEKEALIRAIRGGHKQDAFHYMEEGRGRELMVEIRRQMGTFDRFGQQSVAEKLAQLSQDRTSTLFVVLGGGIFTFGLMVGALYLIARSIAAPLLNLATTVGSSPAGLVPAIAVLERRDEIGDLTRVMHDMSAQIRGHLNEMEKSELALRGLNEHLATSEAKYRGLVDHARFGIFTTKGMQITFSNRYNQELAGLDPDDPMDPDVFRGRIHPEDRDRVLSEFSQAVLEGRSCETVFRFLHKDGRVRKVLSRRVPIVGGEGVPQVYVGFNVDITALEDLQSRLSRAEHLAMLGQVAAGIAHELRNPLVGIGSTASLLLDDFAQDDSRRIDIEVILKEAKRLDRIVNQIVEYARPRELAPVRFDLSGLIGEVVKTLDVPLQAKRLTVQTSVSPKAAQIHADRDQIKQVLLNVIHNAIDASPAEGAAIEVTVFELSSQNRPGIVALVKDTGVGIASEVLPHVFEPFYTTGKRHGTGLGLAICRNIIESHGGDIHMTSEVGAGTSVRIWLPLSQDSQIGRV; encoded by the coding sequence ATGCGAGAGCGCGCCGCCCGCCTGTTCAACAATCTTCCGATTCATCGCAAGCTCCTGCTTGCGTCGTTCATTCCGCTGGTCGCGCTCATCGTCTTGAGCGTGATGACCTACCAGAGTGTGCAAACGTTTTCGCAGGACGAAGAACAGCTGGACAGTCTCTATGTGACGCAAAAGAATGCGGCCGAGTACATGCGGCTCGTCGTGGATCTGGAAACAGGATTTCGAGGCTACGTGCTGACCGAGCAGCACCGGTATCTCCGTCCGTATCGTGTCGCGCAGGAAGGAATCGAGGCCATCGGCCGCGATCTTGCAGGACGGATAGCAGGTGACCAGTCTGATCGTTTCAGGGACATTCAAACGCTGGTGGCTCAGTTAGTGACGGAAAAAGAGGCTTTGATCCGCGCGATCAGGGGCGGTCATAAACAGGACGCCTTTCACTATATGGAGGAGGGGCGGGGGCGCGAGCTGATGGTCGAGATCCGTCGGCAGATGGGAACTTTCGACCGGTTCGGGCAGCAGAGCGTCGCCGAAAAGTTGGCGCAATTGAGTCAGGACCGCACCTCCACGCTGTTCGTGGTGCTGGGTGGCGGCATCTTCACCTTCGGATTGATGGTCGGCGCCCTGTATCTGATCGCCCGCTCGATTGCGGCGCCGCTGCTCAATCTGGCGACGACGGTCGGTTCTTCTCCCGCCGGGTTGGTGCCGGCGATCGCCGTGCTGGAGCGGAGGGACGAGATCGGGGATCTCACGAGAGTGATGCACGATATGAGCGCGCAGATTCGCGGCCATCTCAACGAAATGGAAAAGTCCGAGCTCGCCCTTCGAGGATTGAACGAGCACCTGGCGACGTCGGAGGCGAAGTATCGAGGCTTGGTCGATCATGCGCGATTCGGGATCTTCACCACGAAGGGCATGCAGATCACGTTTAGCAATCGCTACAATCAGGAATTGGCGGGCCTGGATCCCGATGATCCGATGGATCCCGATGTGTTCCGGGGGCGGATTCATCCGGAAGATCGCGATCGGGTTCTGTCCGAATTTTCACAGGCGGTGCTGGAGGGCCGGTCGTGCGAAACGGTGTTCCGGTTTCTGCACAAGGACGGCCGAGTGCGAAAAGTGTTGAGCCGGCGGGTGCCTATCGTCGGCGGCGAGGGCGTCCCTCAGGTCTATGTGGGATTCAACGTCGATATCACGGCGCTCGAGGATCTGCAGTCCCGCTTGAGCCGGGCCGAACATCTGGCGATGTTGGGACAGGTGGCGGCCGGCATCGCCCATGAGCTCAGGAATCCCCTGGTCGGGATCGGTTCCACGGCCTCGCTCTTGCTGGATGATTTTGCGCAGGATGATTCGCGACGGATCGACATCGAGGTGATTCTGAAAGAGGCGAAGCGGTTGGATCGCATCGTCAATCAGATCGTTGAATATGCGAGGCCGCGCGAGTTGGCGCCGGTCCGTTTCGACCTGTCCGGGTTAATCGGCGAGGTCGTTAAGACGCTCGACGTCCCTTTGCAGGCCAAACGTCTGACTGTTCAGACCTCAGTGTCTCCGAAGGCCGCTCAGATTCATGCCGATCGGGATCAGATCAAGCAGGTGCTCCTGAACGTCATTCACAATGCGATTGATGCGTCCCCCGCCGAGGGAGCGGCCATCGAAGTGACGGTGTTCGAGTTGTCCAGCCAGAATCGGCCGGGCATCGTGGCGCTCGTCAAAGATACCGGCGTCGGCATTGCCTCTGAGGTGCTGCCCCACGTCTTTGAACCGTTTTATACGACGGGAAAACGACATGGGACGGGATTGGGGCTGGCGATCTGCAGAAACATTATTGAAAGCCATGGCGGGGATATTCATATGACCAGTGAAGTAGGTGCCGGAACATCCGTGAGGATTTGGCTCCCGCTGAGTCAGGATTCTCAGATCGGGAGAGTGTAA
- a CDS encoding SUMF1/EgtB/PvdO family nonheme iron enzyme, with translation MQTVAEGPFFMGTARTHHGSFSLDLQYDDTEQPQRRVWLNRYEIDRDEVSLGQFLLWLRQQQRPVSEGMRKLIEHVTTVHALPPDTLARWPALYVSWSEASDFCRAQGKRLPTEAEWEKAARGEQASLFPWGSQPPTPALAMFGQHHVSEIPIVAPVDSGETGRSPYGLHHMAGNAAEWVEDWFGIDYYMTMPERNPPGPSSGRYKVARGGSWKSAPALLRAATRSGASPDRRTTTIGFRCARSITSATLPTP, from the coding sequence ATGCAGACCGTGGCAGAAGGCCCGTTCTTCATGGGCACGGCCCGAACACACCACGGATCGTTCAGTCTCGATCTTCAATACGACGACACGGAACAACCGCAACGGCGCGTGTGGCTCAACCGATATGAGATCGATCGGGATGAAGTGAGTCTGGGACAATTCCTGCTGTGGCTCAGACAGCAACAGCGCCCGGTCTCCGAGGGCATGCGCAAATTGATTGAGCATGTCACGACTGTCCATGCCCTGCCGCCGGATACCCTGGCACGCTGGCCCGCGCTGTATGTCAGCTGGTCCGAGGCGTCTGATTTTTGCCGTGCACAGGGGAAACGGCTCCCGACGGAAGCCGAGTGGGAAAAAGCCGCCCGTGGCGAGCAGGCGAGCCTCTTTCCCTGGGGATCACAACCGCCCACGCCGGCGCTGGCAATGTTCGGTCAGCATCATGTGAGCGAGATTCCCATCGTAGCGCCCGTTGACAGTGGAGAGACAGGGCGCAGCCCCTACGGCCTGCATCACATGGCGGGCAATGCGGCCGAATGGGTCGAAGACTGGTTCGGGATTGACTATTACATGACCATGCCGGAACGCAATCCGCCCGGGCCGTCCTCCGGACGGTACAAGGTGGCGCGCGGAGGATCCTGGAAGAGCGCGCCCGCATTGCTGCGTGCAGCCACGAGAAGCGGCGCATCGCCGGACCGGCGGACTACGACAATCGGATTCCGCTGCGCGCGATCCATTACGTCTGCCACCCTTCCGACACCATGA